The following DNA comes from Chryseobacterium gallinarum.
CAGGTGGAAGTTCTGAATACACGCCCGGCAACAGAAGAAGAATTATCACATGGTCATGCCCATGGAATTGATGGAACAGATGCTCACTAAAAATAGAATGTCCGTTTTTTTCGGACATTTTTTATAATCATTTGTAATATCAATGAACGGGCTTTAGCCCGTGAAAAATAAACAAATAATTCCATTGGCTTTAGCCAAAATAAAAAAGACGCAAACTTAAAGAGTGCGTCTTTTTATTTAGGACTATTCAAGTCAGCATTTCATCTGCTCTGCTTTGGGATATGCTAAATTTATGATTGACGGAGTGGCTCTCACTCCTACTCAGTATTATTCTGCGTTATATTCCGTCACATCAATTAATGTCAGGTACCATTTTGCTCCTATCCTGGTCATAACAAATCTGAAGCCATTGATGGGGGCATTTTCCTTACTGTTCTCAGCAAGCGTTACAAAAACTACATTTTCAGGATCAGAATTAATTTTAAAAATATCCTGGTCCTTTATAGAAGATACGTCTGAGAATTTATCCACATAATCATTAACCGAATTGGAATTAAATTGAACAAATAAACCCTCTTTTTTCCACTTCTTATTTTTTGAATCATATTCACTAACATCACCAAATTGGATTGGAAACTGATTCCTGATATTCCATGCTTTTTCAATATATCCTAAAGGCATATCGAAGTCCACCTCTTCATTCAAAACAAAGCCCAGATCACCACCACTTTTAAAAAGGACCCCGACTCCATAAGCTTTGTTTACATATGCATTCATAAGATCTCCGTTTTTGTTCTGAAATCCTTTTAAAATGTCGGTAACTGCTGTTGAGATCTGCTTTTTATCTTCCGCTGTCTGTGCTCTAAAAAAACTAAAACTACAGAGCAGAAACAGCATTGTGTACATAATAATGTTCTTCTTCATATGATTAATCTAAAAATTCTCCTGAAACATAATACCAACGTTCATGCATTTTCTGGAAGACAGAAAATTCGTGATGAATCTGCGGCTGACCGTCCTGATCTGTATAATAAGCTTTAAATTCAACATGGTTTAAAGCCGGAGTCCGGATAATCTCCAGCTTCGTCCATTGGTTGATTTCTCCCCATTCCTGAAGATCTTGTTTATTGTGATATTTCCTTTTCCCAGGAAGGGTAGTCTCCATTAAATATGCTCCATTCGGAATAGCGAAAGCAGAAAATCTGGAACGCATCAATGCCTCAGCAGTGGGAGCATGCTTTTCTCCGGTGTGATAAGGTTTACAGCAGTCTTCGTAGGGTTTTCCTGAACAACAGGGACAATCCATATTTTGTATTTTAATTTCGAACCACAAAAATATAATAAATATCAATAGCAACGGGCTTTAGTCCGTTCAATCAATAAGGAATAATGAATGGCTTTAGCCGAAACTTATAATCTCCCGCCGATTAAGCAGATGTTTGCGGTAAAATTTGCATAATCTTCTCAATCTGCATGAAAATAAAAAGAAGCACTCTTAAAGAATGCTTCCCATTGATTTATTTAATAAAACCTCTGTTTCTTAATAAAGGCTTGATATCCGGATCATGTCCCGTAAAATCTCTGAAGGCCTGATTAAGATCCACAGAATTTCCTACAGAAAGAATATATTTTCTGAAACGGTCGCCATTTTCTCTTGTTAATCCACCATTCTTGCTGATCCATTCCCATGCATCGTTATCCAATGTCTCAGACCATAAATAGGCATAATATCCTGCTGAATATCCACCTCCCCAAATATGGGCAAAATAAGGAGTATGATATCTTGGAGGTACCGTTGCCAGATTAAAGCCATGGTTGGCTAAGGATTGCTTTTCAAAATCTAAAACAGGAATAAATTGTT
Coding sequences within:
- a CDS encoding YchJ family protein, translated to MDCPCCSGKPYEDCCKPYHTGEKHAPTAEALMRSRFSAFAIPNGAYLMETTLPGKRKYHNKQDLQEWGEINQWTKLEIIRTPALNHVEFKAYYTDQDGQPQIHHEFSVFQKMHERWYYVSGEFLD